From a region of the Paenibacillus sp. FSL R10-2734 genome:
- a CDS encoding LLM class flavin-dependent oxidoreductase: protein MTKLRQLKLGALLHGVGGSTSMWRHPDAKPDASVNFELYKGWVQKAEEGKLDLIFIADGLYINEKSIPHFLNRFEPLTILSALAAVSTNIGLVGTLSTSYSEPFTVARQFGSLDVISGGRAGWNVVTSPLEGSASNYSKKEHPDHGKRYRIATEYLQVTRGLWDSWEDDAFVRDKESGVFFDPQKMHTLDHQGEFFSVKGPLNIARSKQGQPVVFQAGSSEVGKNYASKEADAIFTGHETLEDAQAFYSDVKTRVASFDRNPDEVLIFPGIAPIIGDTPEEAERKYQEVAGLVTIENALNYLGRFFEHHDFSQYPLDEPFPELGELGRNSFQSGTDKIKKDAKERGLTLRQVALQSATPRSSFIGTPEQVADQIQTWFESGGADGFMIAAAVPNGLEEFVDRVVPILQERGLFRTEYESDTLRGNLGIPLPENRYSKASQPAGQI from the coding sequence ATGACCAAACTAAGACAACTGAAGCTGGGTGCACTACTTCATGGCGTAGGAGGCAGCACGTCCATGTGGCGCCATCCAGATGCCAAACCGGATGCCAGTGTAAACTTTGAATTATACAAAGGGTGGGTACAGAAGGCTGAGGAAGGTAAGCTGGATTTGATCTTCATCGCAGACGGTCTGTACATTAATGAAAAGTCCATTCCTCATTTCCTTAACCGGTTTGAGCCGCTGACCATCCTTAGCGCACTCGCTGCCGTCAGCACTAATATCGGGTTGGTTGGTACCTTATCCACCTCCTACAGTGAACCGTTTACTGTAGCGCGTCAATTCGGCTCACTGGATGTAATCAGCGGCGGCCGTGCCGGCTGGAATGTAGTGACTTCACCGCTGGAAGGCTCTGCCTCAAATTACAGCAAAAAAGAGCATCCTGACCACGGCAAGCGCTACCGCATTGCCACCGAATATTTGCAGGTGACGCGCGGATTATGGGATTCTTGGGAGGATGATGCGTTTGTCCGAGACAAGGAATCAGGTGTATTCTTTGATCCGCAAAAAATGCATACTCTGGACCATCAAGGAGAGTTCTTCTCCGTGAAGGGACCGCTGAATATTGCTCGTTCGAAGCAAGGGCAACCCGTCGTGTTTCAAGCAGGCTCCTCGGAAGTCGGTAAGAATTACGCTTCGAAGGAAGCGGATGCTATCTTCACTGGACACGAAACACTTGAAGATGCCCAGGCATTCTACAGCGATGTTAAGACACGGGTAGCTTCGTTTGATCGGAATCCGGATGAGGTGCTGATCTTTCCTGGAATTGCTCCAATCATCGGCGATACGCCAGAGGAAGCAGAGCGCAAATACCAGGAGGTTGCCGGACTTGTAACGATTGAGAATGCACTGAACTACTTAGGCAGATTCTTCGAGCATCATGATTTCTCGCAATATCCGCTGGATGAGCCGTTCCCTGAGCTTGGCGAGTTGGGGCGCAATAGCTTTCAGAGCGGCACGGATAAAATCAAAAAGGATGCGAAGGAGAGAGGGTTAACACTACGACAGGTCGCCTTGCAATCTGCTACCCCGCGCAGCAGCTTCATTGGAACGCCGGAGCAAGTAGCTGATCAGATTCAAACCTGGTTTGAGAGTGGTGGGGCAGATGGATTTATGATCGCTGCTGCTGTCCCTAATGGACTGGAAGAATTCGTCGATCGAGTGGTGCCGATTTTGCAGGAGCGGGGTTTGTTCCGCACTGAATACGAAAGTGACACGCTGCGTGGAAACCTCGGCATTCCGTTGCCGGAAAACCGTTATTCCAAGGCTTCTCAACCGGCAGGGCAAATTTAA
- a CDS encoding DinB family protein: MSRVQISDYLRTYHQLVKATAGLTEEQLKWKAEPASWSVTEVLAHLADHSIVVSFRIRDILAATTAQLPVFNQDAWVSGQYANSGNASDSLELFRSLLYYNSLLFERLSAEDWEKSGVNFKGEIVKIADIVRSFTAHVERHLGQIERIKRGAASASFVQ; the protein is encoded by the coding sequence ATGAGCAGAGTTCAGATCAGTGATTATCTAAGGACGTACCATCAATTAGTGAAAGCGACCGCCGGGTTAACAGAGGAGCAGCTGAAATGGAAGGCGGAACCCGCCAGTTGGAGTGTTACTGAGGTATTGGCACATCTAGCTGATCACAGTATCGTAGTTTCGTTCCGCATTCGTGATATTCTCGCCGCTACGACTGCGCAGCTTCCAGTCTTCAATCAGGACGCTTGGGTGAGCGGCCAGTACGCCAACAGCGGGAATGCTTCCGACAGTCTGGAGCTGTTCCGCAGCCTGCTTTATTATAACAGCCTATTGTTTGAACGGCTCAGCGCAGAGGATTGGGAGAAAAGCGGGGTTAATTTCAAAGGAGAGATCGTGAAAATTGCCGATATCGTTCGCAGCTTCACTGCACATGTGGAGAGGCATCTTGGCCAGATCGAGCGAATCAAGCGGGGCGCGGCTAGTGCATCCTTTGTGCAATGA
- the solA gene encoding N-methyl-L-tryptophan oxidase encodes MAEHNSYDVIIVGAGSMGMSAGYYLARRGVKTLLVDAFDPPHTQGSHHGDTRLIRHAYSGDSAYIELALRADTLWKEAEQLSGTELLIRSGVLNLADNEVYSFSGRLAEAMKRKVQVEELDAEEIQRRWPALNIPESFAAMYEPDAGFLYSERCISAYRQLALGHGAELLTNTPVVNITAREGSVTVHTTNGDYHGGAVILSAGAWFGALAPFVHLPIKSIRKVVGWFESSPAFEVGNFPGFTIGAEEGGYYGFPSIAGAGLKIGRHDTGLEWKPGTQLAPFGSEASDEGDLRKVLESYMPGAAGRMLKGSVCKYEHTPDEDFIIDRHPLHSNVLVAGGFSGHGFKFSSVVGEILADLTISEVTSHNIQPFSLSRFTPPDH; translated from the coding sequence ATAGCTGAACATAACAGTTACGATGTAATTATCGTCGGCGCAGGCTCGATGGGCATGAGCGCTGGTTACTATCTCGCGAGACGCGGAGTTAAGACACTGCTAGTTGATGCCTTCGATCCCCCACATACACAGGGCAGCCATCACGGGGATACCCGACTGATTCGGCATGCTTACAGCGGTGATTCCGCCTACATTGAATTGGCTCTGCGGGCAGATACACTATGGAAAGAAGCAGAGCAGCTCAGCGGAACCGAACTGCTTATCCGCTCCGGTGTGCTGAATCTTGCAGATAACGAAGTATATTCCTTCAGCGGCCGTCTCGCAGAAGCGATGAAACGGAAGGTGCAGGTAGAGGAACTGGATGCCGAAGAGATCCAGCGGCGCTGGCCAGCACTAAATATTCCGGAATCATTCGCGGCGATGTATGAACCAGATGCCGGTTTTTTGTACAGCGAGCGATGTATTTCCGCCTACCGCCAGCTTGCGCTTGGGCATGGTGCGGAACTGCTGACGAACACCCCAGTAGTGAACATAACCGCCCGCGAGGGTAGTGTTACGGTTCATACGACAAATGGCGATTATCACGGAGGTGCAGTTATCCTTAGTGCCGGAGCTTGGTTTGGCGCGTTGGCACCTTTTGTACATTTGCCGATCAAGTCAATCCGCAAAGTTGTGGGCTGGTTTGAGAGCTCCCCTGCTTTTGAAGTCGGTAATTTCCCTGGCTTTACGATAGGAGCAGAGGAAGGTGGATATTATGGCTTTCCCAGCATTGCCGGAGCTGGCCTGAAGATCGGTCGGCACGATACGGGGCTGGAATGGAAGCCGGGTACGCAGCTTGCACCGTTCGGCAGTGAAGCCAGCGATGAGGGCGACCTCCGTAAGGTACTGGAGTCTTACATGCCGGGGGCAGCTGGTCGAATGCTAAAAGGTTCTGTATGCAAGTATGAGCATACGCCTGATGAAGATTTCATAATAGACCGCCATCCGCTCCACTCCAATGTACTGGTAGCCGGAGGGTTTTCAGGGCATGGTTTTAAATTTTCTAGTGTTGTGGGTGAAATACTGGCCGACTTGACGATTAGCGAAGTTACCAGTCACAACATCCAGCCCTTTTCGTTATCACGCTTTACACCACCGGATCATTAA
- a CDS encoding amidohydrolase, whose amino-acid sequence MTSKAIELSAEALGEELIGIRRHLHQHPELSNEEYGTTEYIISLLKQVGIRVVDFGLSTGVIAEIGGQQPGSVIALRADIDALPIQEETGAAFASVYPGKMHACGHDFHTAALIGAAYQLKQQEHQLQGTVRLLFQPAEEKAQGAQRIVASGALEDVQAVIGLHNKPELPVGTIGIKSGPLMAAADGFVIEVQGGSSHAAVPEAGIDPIVAASHIVTAFQSIVSRNVSPLQSAVVSVTQIHSGNSWNIIPEKAVLEGTIRTFDETVRSIVLDRFREVATGVAAALGAKATVRWIEGPPPVVNDATLAVLGGESVEALGYRAVQPELSLAGEDFAFYQRVVPGLFVFVGTEGSQEWHHPAFDLDERALPVAASFLADVAVRSLEYYNPGGGAEL is encoded by the coding sequence ATGACAAGCAAAGCTATAGAGCTGAGTGCTGAAGCGCTTGGAGAAGAATTAATCGGGATACGCCGTCATTTGCATCAGCATCCGGAACTGTCCAATGAAGAGTATGGCACAACAGAATATATTATTTCCTTGCTGAAGCAGGTAGGGATCAGAGTCGTAGATTTCGGTCTGTCTACCGGAGTAATCGCAGAGATTGGAGGTCAGCAGCCCGGTTCGGTCATCGCGTTGCGCGCCGATATTGATGCCTTGCCGATTCAGGAGGAAACCGGAGCAGCCTTTGCTTCGGTGTATCCCGGTAAAATGCATGCCTGCGGACATGATTTCCATACCGCAGCCTTGATCGGTGCTGCTTATCAATTGAAGCAGCAAGAACATCAATTGCAAGGAACGGTGCGCCTCTTATTCCAACCGGCTGAGGAGAAGGCGCAAGGGGCACAGCGGATCGTTGCTAGCGGGGCGCTAGAAGATGTCCAGGCAGTGATCGGCCTGCATAACAAACCGGAGCTTCCGGTCGGAACGATCGGTATTAAGAGTGGACCTTTAATGGCAGCGGCTGACGGGTTTGTAATTGAAGTGCAAGGTGGCAGTTCTCATGCTGCCGTTCCGGAAGCTGGGATAGACCCGATCGTAGCAGCTTCACATATTGTAACGGCATTCCAATCCATTGTAAGTCGCAATGTCAGTCCACTGCAGAGTGCGGTGGTCAGTGTGACACAAATTCACAGCGGCAATTCATGGAACATTATCCCCGAAAAAGCCGTGCTCGAGGGGACGATCCGCACCTTTGATGAAACGGTACGCAGTATAGTGCTGGACCGCTTTCGGGAAGTGGCGACTGGTGTGGCGGCTGCTCTTGGAGCAAAAGCCACTGTCCGCTGGATAGAAGGACCGCCTCCTGTTGTTAACGACGCTACCTTAGCGGTGTTAGGAGGAGAATCGGTTGAAGCTCTTGGCTACCGAGCGGTCCAGCCTGAGCTTTCTCTGGCTGGAGAGGATTTTGCCTTTTATCAGCGCGTGGTGCCGGGACTGTTCGTCTTTGTAGGAACTGAAGGAAGCCAGGAATGGCATCACCCGGCCTTCGATTTGGATGAACGAGCACTCCCTGTAGCAGCAAGTTTCCTTGCGGATGTGGCTGTACGATCCCTTGAGTACTACAATCCCGGAGGAGGTGCAGAACTATAG
- a CDS encoding LLM class flavin-dependent oxidoreductase: MAITISVLDQSPIYPGETPEEAFQHTIKLAQLSEELGFQRFWVSEHHDSEQVAGSSPEVLISHLLAKTERIRIGSGGIMLQHYSPYKVAENFNVLATLAPGRVDLGVGRAPGGLPRSTQALQQGKAENPDLTDKIIELEKYVHNRLEENHPLAGLKAGPLPSIAPELYVLGASVGSAEIAAELGLPYVFSLFINSDKAVALDAIRAYRSGFVSSQGRQPQAIIALALVVADSEEGAKELAGAHKLIRIQLASGKTLTVGTQEQAEEFARQSNEAYTIEELEPEITKGTKESVREQLLALSVASGVEEFIITTNVHPFDKRLRSFELLSEAIAEVPAEA; this comes from the coding sequence ATGGCTATTACAATCAGCGTACTCGATCAAAGTCCGATCTATCCGGGAGAAACGCCAGAGGAAGCATTCCAACATACGATTAAGCTGGCACAACTGTCCGAGGAGCTTGGATTCCAAAGGTTCTGGGTTTCTGAGCATCATGATTCGGAGCAGGTAGCCGGCTCTTCCCCTGAAGTACTCATCTCACATCTTCTGGCCAAAACAGAGCGTATCCGCATTGGCTCCGGTGGCATCATGCTCCAGCACTACAGTCCGTATAAGGTGGCGGAGAACTTCAATGTGCTGGCTACGCTGGCTCCTGGCCGAGTGGATCTCGGTGTGGGACGTGCTCCCGGCGGCCTCCCTCGCAGCACACAAGCGCTTCAGCAGGGAAAGGCCGAAAACCCTGACCTAACGGACAAAATCATTGAACTGGAGAAGTATGTTCATAACCGGCTCGAAGAGAACCATCCGCTGGCGGGGTTAAAGGCAGGTCCCCTTCCTAGTATTGCGCCTGAACTATATGTGCTTGGCGCGAGTGTAGGCAGTGCAGAGATTGCCGCTGAACTTGGATTACCTTATGTGTTCTCCCTATTTATTAACAGCGATAAGGCAGTAGCTCTGGATGCCATTCGTGCTTATCGCAGTGGCTTTGTTTCATCACAAGGCAGACAACCGCAAGCGATTATCGCTTTAGCACTAGTGGTGGCTGATTCCGAAGAGGGAGCGAAAGAACTGGCAGGCGCACATAAGTTGATTCGGATTCAGCTGGCAAGCGGAAAGACGCTAACCGTTGGGACTCAGGAACAGGCAGAGGAATTTGCCCGGCAGAGCAATGAAGCCTACACGATTGAAGAGCTTGAACCAGAGATTACCAAAGGAACAAAGGAATCTGTGCGTGAACAGCTATTGGCACTTTCAGTGGCATCTGGTGTCGAGGAGTTCATCATAACGACGAATGTGCATCCGTTTGACAAAAGACTCCGCTCCTTTGAACTGCTGAGCGAAGCTATCGCTGAAGTGCCGGCAGAGGCATAA
- a CDS encoding amino acid ABC transporter ATP-binding protein, whose translation MIKLAQISKSFGRNLVLNNIDLTVTKGEVVVILGPSGSGKTTLLRCVNYLEKPSSGEIAIGDFKVDCKHARKREIHQLRQKTAMVFQQYNLFRHKTALENVMEGLLIVKKLPKDEARKRSIALLEKVGLSSKLDSYPSQLSGGQQQRVGIARALALEPEVILFDEPTSALDPELVGEVLAVIRKIAKEGITMIVVTHEMGFARDVANHVVFMDGGVIVEEGTPTELFNHPREERTKQFLKRITPEFNYSI comes from the coding sequence ATGATCAAGCTAGCGCAAATTTCGAAGTCATTCGGTCGGAATCTGGTGTTAAATAATATAGATTTAACGGTGACGAAGGGTGAGGTTGTTGTCATTCTCGGTCCTAGTGGCTCTGGCAAAACGACTCTCTTACGCTGTGTAAATTATCTGGAGAAGCCAAGCAGCGGAGAGATTGCTATTGGAGATTTCAAAGTGGACTGCAAACATGCCCGTAAAAGGGAGATTCATCAGCTTAGGCAAAAAACGGCAATGGTATTTCAGCAATACAATTTATTCCGTCATAAAACCGCGCTAGAAAATGTGATGGAAGGGCTGCTAATTGTCAAAAAGCTTCCGAAGGACGAAGCGAGAAAGCGGAGTATCGCACTGCTTGAAAAGGTTGGTCTTAGCAGTAAGCTGGACTCCTATCCGAGCCAGCTGTCAGGAGGTCAACAACAAAGGGTGGGCATTGCCCGTGCTTTAGCGCTAGAGCCGGAGGTTATCCTGTTCGACGAACCAACATCGGCGCTGGACCCGGAGCTAGTAGGTGAAGTGCTGGCTGTTATCCGCAAAATTGCCAAGGAAGGCATCACAATGATTGTAGTCACCCATGAAATGGGGTTTGCTCGCGATGTGGCGAATCATGTGGTTTTTATGGACGGTGGCGTCATTGTAGAAGAAGGAACTCCGACAGAGCTGTTCAACCATCCACGCGAAGAAAGAACGAAGCAGTTCCTAAAGCGGATCACACCTGAATTTAACTATTCTATATAG
- a CDS encoding amino acid ABC transporter permease produces the protein MKLDPSFIWTALVQILSAIPTTLYITVVSVLIGFVIGVAVALIRLYRVPLLHPLAVGYVTFIRGTPMLTHLLLIYFGLPVLIDGLAVHFGWSFRSVSIPMIGFAYISFSITAGAYMSEVVRSGLLAVDRGQLEAAHSIGMTTPQALKRIVFPQALAASLPNLSNSVIGMLHGSTLAFTVSVVDINAKAQIVASTNWKFFEAYLAAALIFWALTFLIERVTSLIEKRINLYNRGGVA, from the coding sequence ATGAAACTGGACCCATCGTTTATATGGACTGCTCTGGTACAAATTCTGAGTGCAATTCCTACGACCTTATATATTACGGTTGTCTCTGTATTGATTGGTTTTGTGATTGGCGTGGCTGTTGCCTTGATCCGGCTATACAGAGTTCCACTGCTGCATCCGCTGGCCGTCGGTTATGTTACGTTCATCCGCGGGACACCGATGCTGACGCATCTGCTGCTTATATATTTTGGGCTTCCTGTGCTGATTGATGGTCTGGCGGTGCATTTCGGCTGGAGCTTTAGGTCGGTGTCGATTCCGATGATCGGTTTTGCTTATATTTCGTTCTCGATTACTGCGGGAGCTTATATGTCCGAGGTCGTACGTTCCGGTCTGCTCGCTGTGGATCGTGGTCAGCTAGAAGCAGCCCATTCTATCGGCATGACTACGCCCCAAGCCTTGAAGCGTATTGTTTTTCCACAGGCGCTGGCGGCAAGTCTGCCTAATCTTTCGAATTCGGTAATCGGTATGCTACACGGATCTACCCTTGCTTTTACCGTTTCGGTGGTGGATATCAATGCTAAGGCACAGATTGTAGCTTCAACGAACTGGAAGTTTTTCGAGGCTTATCTGGCGGCGGCACTGATCTTTTGGGCACTTACGTTTCTGATCGAACGTGTGACGTCGCTGATTGAAAAAAGGATTAATCTGTACAATCGAGGTGGAGTGGCATGA
- a CDS encoding amino acid ABC transporter permease: protein MGAPFDITFVFSFLPKLLGTLGTTLLIVACSLLTGIVVGFLVALPRLYKIPVLKTCAEIYISFFRGTPILIQLFLFYYGLPEIMKLVHVDLTRTPVLVFVILTYGLHTGAYMSEMIRASVMAVDKGQVEAAYATGMTGFQAFTRIVLPQALGIAVPVFSNLVIALLKDTSLAFTLGVMEMSGKAQTLGSLTQHFIETYIALALIYLVISFTIEKLLLVAEHHLLRHEKRNTPEKKLFKINKSWSYRRIIAELGPGKGGTGL, encoded by the coding sequence ATGGGCGCACCGTTTGATATCACCTTTGTGTTTTCATTTTTACCTAAGCTTCTGGGGACTTTAGGCACCACGCTTCTAATTGTCGCCTGTTCTCTACTGACAGGAATTGTTGTCGGCTTTCTCGTAGCTCTGCCAAGACTTTATAAAATTCCGGTACTGAAGACTTGCGCCGAAATCTATATTTCTTTTTTCCGGGGAACGCCGATTCTTATCCAGCTCTTCCTGTTCTATTATGGTCTGCCTGAAATCATGAAGCTGGTTCATGTGGATTTGACCCGAACCCCTGTGCTTGTCTTCGTGATTCTTACCTACGGCCTGCATACGGGGGCATACATGTCCGAAATGATTAGGGCTTCTGTGATGGCGGTGGATAAGGGGCAGGTAGAGGCAGCTTATGCTACGGGAATGACGGGGTTTCAAGCTTTTACACGAATCGTGCTGCCGCAAGCGCTCGGTATAGCAGTACCAGTATTCTCTAATCTGGTCATTGCTCTTCTGAAAGATACATCATTAGCCTTTACCCTCGGGGTGATGGAAATGTCAGGTAAAGCGCAAACGCTTGGTAGTTTAACCCAGCATTTTATTGAAACGTATATCGCGCTCGCGCTGATCTATCTGGTCATCAGCTTTACGATCGAGAAGTTGCTGCTTGTAGCGGAACACCATCTGCTGCGGCATGAGAAACGGAATACACCGGAGAAAAAACTGTTTAAAATCAACAAAAGCTGGTCTTACCGTCGCATTATTGCAGAATTGGGACCGGGCAAAGGAGGCACCGGATTATGA
- a CDS encoding transporter substrate-binding domain-containing protein, protein MKKSISIVIASLLTLAIAGCGNSSTNSSQNGNVAEGATPANASAKVTKIIVGTGTAFPKVCFIDENGKLTGFDVELLKEIDKQLPDYEFEFQTMDFSNLLLSLETKKIDLVAHVMEKNPERELKYSFNKEAYAHWRNRIVVAKDNDSILSLDDLKGKKVLVGATSAQAQILENYNKENDNAINIVYQSGTANDTAAQISTGRVDATLAADFVLPIIDPKSQLKATGDELSSADILYVLRKDDADSEKLSVAIDSAISELKKNGTLGKLSTEWLGADVTAESVQ, encoded by the coding sequence ATGAAAAAGTCCATTTCAATAGTAATTGCATCGTTATTGACACTGGCGATTGCCGGTTGCGGAAATAGCAGCACGAACAGCAGTCAGAACGGAAATGTGGCTGAAGGCGCAACACCAGCGAATGCTTCGGCAAAGGTAACTAAGATCATCGTAGGCACGGGTACTGCTTTTCCGAAAGTCTGCTTCATAGATGAGAACGGCAAGCTTACAGGCTTCGATGTAGAACTGCTCAAAGAAATCGATAAGCAACTGCCGGATTATGAATTTGAGTTTCAAACCATGGATTTCAGTAATTTGCTGCTGAGTCTGGAAACTAAAAAAATCGACCTAGTCGCCCATGTCATGGAGAAAAATCCGGAGCGTGAATTGAAATATTCTTTTAACAAAGAAGCCTATGCCCACTGGAGAAACCGCATTGTAGTGGCTAAGGATAATGATTCGATCCTATCACTAGATGATCTTAAAGGGAAAAAAGTGCTGGTCGGTGCGACAAGCGCACAAGCTCAAATTCTCGAAAACTACAATAAAGAGAATGACAATGCGATAAATATCGTTTACCAAAGCGGTACGGCTAATGATACGGCTGCCCAAATCAGTACAGGACGAGTGGACGCTACGCTAGCTGCAGATTTTGTCCTGCCGATCATTGATCCAAAGAGCCAGCTGAAGGCTACAGGTGACGAACTGTCCTCCGCGGACATTCTCTATGTTCTCCGTAAAGATGATGCCGATTCAGAAAAGCTGTCGGTTGCGATTGACAGTGCGATTAGTGAATTGAAGAAGAACGGTACACTGGGCAAGCTGAGCACGGAATGGCTGGGTGCAGATGTTACAGCGGAATCGGTTCAATGA
- a CDS encoding GNAT family N-acetyltransferase translates to MSETYRLAELKDAENLLDVTYRAYELIRELGLHWPAATADLALIEDNIATNECYVLEVDRTIVATITLSKEEEIKKISPLPFIKWFAAHPDYSNRGYGGKLLDWVEEHIIAGQLGSAAVTLATAKKHPWLVQMYERRGYERFLELDQQNGDGIMYLMKKTLIDKPQIIQRG, encoded by the coding sequence ATGAGTGAGACATACAGGCTGGCAGAACTGAAAGATGCGGAGAATTTGCTAGATGTAACATACCGTGCTTATGAGCTGATTCGTGAGCTCGGACTGCATTGGCCGGCGGCCACAGCCGACTTGGCGCTTATTGAAGACAATATTGCCACGAATGAATGTTATGTGCTTGAAGTAGATAGAACGATCGTTGCGACGATAACACTCTCAAAAGAAGAAGAAATTAAGAAGATTAGCCCACTGCCTTTTATTAAATGGTTCGCTGCTCATCCGGATTACAGTAACAGAGGTTATGGTGGAAAGCTTCTGGATTGGGTGGAAGAGCACATTATTGCTGGACAATTGGGTTCGGCTGCGGTCACGTTGGCAACGGCGAAGAAACATCCGTGGTTGGTTCAAATGTATGAACGCCGGGGGTATGAACGATTCCTGGAGCTGGATCAGCAGAATGGTGACGGCATTATGTATCTGATGAAAAAAACACTTATAGACAAACCACAAATCATTCAAAGGGGATAG
- a CDS encoding LysR family transcriptional regulator translates to MNIENIEAFVYINHYGSFNKAAEVLYISQPTVTARIQSLERELDCKVFDRLGKQINLTEKGKQFLPYAQQILQIYQSGKHQVQAKGHIPNELRIGSTVSVSNYLMPHLMLHLKSRYPQITIKLMTASTEVLIDKLKSKELDLAFIRKVVNPAIQAFPFCEDPISLYVQEGHRLAKAQCASLEDIRQETFVFFECGSLDWMRLHRVFESMDQPPKIEYQVDNLETAKKLVLKRAGICFLPALSVQEEVAAGTLVRVDIAETEGISLRTSLISLNGENAEFIETLLELGIGKVGDRLIV, encoded by the coding sequence ATGAATATTGAAAATATTGAGGCCTTTGTCTACATCAATCATTATGGAAGCTTCAATAAAGCGGCCGAAGTCCTATATATCTCACAGCCGACAGTAACGGCCCGGATTCAATCGCTAGAAAGGGAACTGGATTGCAAAGTGTTTGATCGTTTGGGTAAGCAGATTAACCTAACGGAAAAAGGGAAGCAATTTCTTCCCTATGCCCAGCAGATTCTCCAGATCTATCAGAGCGGTAAACATCAGGTTCAGGCCAAGGGGCATATTCCGAATGAACTGAGGATCGGCAGTACTGTCTCGGTTTCCAATTATCTAATGCCCCATCTGATGCTTCATCTGAAAAGTAGATATCCGCAAATCACGATCAAGCTGATGACGGCATCTACGGAAGTATTGATTGACAAGCTGAAATCGAAAGAGCTAGATCTAGCTTTTATTCGTAAGGTCGTAAATCCTGCCATTCAAGCCTTTCCGTTCTGCGAAGACCCTATTTCACTGTATGTACAGGAGGGACATCGCTTAGCTAAAGCACAGTGTGCTTCGCTGGAGGATATCCGACAGGAGACCTTTGTCTTTTTTGAATGCGGGTCTTTGGATTGGATGCGGCTGCATCGTGTATTTGAGAGCATGGACCAGCCGCCGAAGATTGAATATCAAGTGGATAACCTGGAGACGGCCAAGAAGCTGGTGTTGAAAAGAGCAGGCATCTGTTTTCTTCCGGCACTCAGTGTACAGGAGGAAGTAGCGGCAGGGACGTTGGTTCGGGTAGATATTGCTGAGACGGAAGGCATTTCCTTACGAACCAGCCTGATTTCACTTAATGGAGAGAATGCTGAATTCATAGAAACGCTGCTTGAACTCGGTATAGGTAAAGTGGGAGATCGACTAATTGTATAG
- a CDS encoding GNAT family N-acetyltransferase, translating into MSQKIIIREAENNDRETIAEVILDAYHQYSEIMPEPLWLEYRKSLLDSVHGDAPIVRIIAELNKKIVGSALLFSSSETAYGKPELGIHSPILRLLAVSPSARGLGIATHLIHEAARRSRELGAATLNLHTSEMMASAIKLYHRLGFKRAYETDLVNGETLIQGFQLELLPSVSTTAGQL; encoded by the coding sequence ATGTCACAAAAAATTATTATCCGAGAAGCTGAGAACAACGATCGTGAAACCATCGCCGAAGTGATTCTGGACGCTTACCACCAATATTCGGAGATCATGCCCGAGCCGTTGTGGCTGGAGTACCGGAAATCACTTCTTGATTCCGTCCATGGTGATGCCCCGATTGTGCGGATCATCGCTGAACTCAATAAGAAAATCGTTGGCAGCGCATTATTGTTCTCTTCCTCGGAAACGGCTTACGGTAAACCAGAGTTAGGTATTCACTCCCCTATCCTGCGCCTGCTTGCTGTATCCCCTTCCGCTCGCGGTCTCGGCATTGCAACCCATCTGATTCACGAAGCTGCAAGAAGATCCCGCGAGCTGGGTGCCGCCACTTTAAATCTGCATACCTCAGAAATGATGGCTTCAGCCATCAAGCTATACCATCGCTTAGGCTTCAAACGCGCATATGAGACCGATCTTGTGAACGGCGAAACCCTGATACAAGGCTTCCAACTTGAACTACTCCCCTCGGTCAGTACTACTGCAGGACAATTATAG